A part of Desulfomicrobium baculatum DSM 4028 genomic DNA contains:
- a CDS encoding rhodanese-like domain-containing protein, whose translation MSDTTTPAELKALLDQGRVTLLDVRRAADRDGGGPMIGGAQWRDPEQVEQWAGELAPERPVVIYCVRGGSVSTSVQGALRGRRIDVRFLEGGLVAWEAQGAKEQGE comes from the coding sequence ATGTCCGACACGACAACACCCGCAGAACTCAAAGCCTTGCTCGATCAGGGCCGGGTGACCCTTCTGGATGTGCGCCGCGCTGCGGACCGTGATGGCGGAGGGCCCATGATCGGGGGCGCCCAGTGGCGCGATCCGGAACAGGTCGAGCAGTGGGCCGGGGAGCTTGCGCCCGAGCGTCCGGTGGTCATCTATTGCGTACGGGGCGGTTCGGTCAGCACGTCCGTGCAGGGCGCGTTGCGGGGGAGGCGGATAGATGTCCGTTTTCTGGAAGGCGGCCTGGTAGCCTGGGAAGCGCAGGGCGCGAAAGAGCAAGGAGAGTGA
- a CDS encoding PstS family phosphate ABC transporter substrate-binding protein: MNRFLNKAIFALALLLVGTGMAHARDQVKISGSSTVFPFSSYVAEELGATTKFAAPVVESTGSGGGHKLFGAGMGVGTPDIANSSRRMKDSEFENAAKNGVTDITEAKIGFDGIAVAQSKDNDPMSISLEELATAVAADIMVDGKLVPNPYKMWNEINPQLPARKIVFYGPPTSSGTRDAFEEMVVEKIFGKKEGYEKGYHAIRQDNAYVPAGENDNLIVQKLAKDKDAFGIFGYSFLEENADSIQGAAINGVTPNPESVASGQYPISRSLFFYVKNAHYDAIPGLKEYVELFMSEKMIGKDGLLKSIGLIPLPDAERATARENVLSKKKLTLDDLKK; the protein is encoded by the coding sequence ATGAACCGTTTTCTGAACAAAGCCATTTTTGCTCTGGCCCTGCTGCTGGTCGGCACGGGCATGGCCCATGCCCGCGATCAGGTCAAAATTTCCGGATCTTCCACGGTTTTCCCTTTTTCCAGCTACGTGGCTGAAGAGCTGGGCGCCACTACCAAATTCGCCGCGCCCGTGGTCGAGTCCACCGGTTCCGGCGGAGGCCACAAGCTTTTCGGCGCCGGCATGGGCGTGGGCACCCCCGACATCGCCAATTCCTCGCGCCGCATGAAGGACAGCGAGTTCGAGAACGCCGCCAAAAACGGCGTGACCGACATCACCGAAGCCAAGATCGGCTTTGACGGCATCGCCGTGGCCCAGAGCAAGGACAACGACCCCATGAGCATCTCCCTTGAAGAACTGGCTACCGCCGTGGCCGCCGACATCATGGTCGACGGCAAGCTCGTCCCCAACCCTTACAAGATGTGGAACGAGATCAACCCCCAGCTGCCCGCCCGCAAGATCGTCTTCTACGGCCCGCCCACCTCTTCCGGCACCCGTGATGCCTTCGAGGAAATGGTCGTCGAAAAGATCTTCGGCAAGAAGGAAGGCTATGAGAAGGGCTACCACGCGATCCGTCAGGACAACGCCTACGTGCCCGCCGGTGAGAACGACAACCTGATCGTACAGAAGCTGGCCAAGGACAAGGACGCATTCGGTATCTTCGGCTACAGCTTCCTGGAAGAAAACGCCGATTCCATACAGGGCGCGGCCATCAACGGCGTGACCCCGAATCCCGAGTCCGTCGCCTCCGGCCAGTACCCCATCTCCCGCTCCCTGTTCTTCTACGTCAAGAACGCCCACTACGACGCCATTCCCGGCCTGAAGGAATATGTGGAACTGTTCATGAGCGAGAAGATGATCGGCAAGGACGGCCTGCTGAAATCCATCGGCCTCATCCCGCTGCCCGATGCAGAGCGCGCAACGGCTCGCGAGAACGTGCTCTCCAAGAAGAAGCTGACCCTCGACGACCTGAAGAAATAG
- a CDS encoding Hsp20/alpha crystallin family protein, with protein MTLMKWDPWREIEDMFDRYTKAVGWPRGGQEALAPSDWTPRVDIAETETEFLIKADIPGVEKDHVKVSLENGVLTIQGERKTEKEEKDKKFHRVERFTGTFMRRFTVPENVDPEAIKAVFKDGMLHLHLPKTEKTEPKAIDIHVD; from the coding sequence ATGACACTGATGAAATGGGATCCCTGGCGGGAAATCGAGGACATGTTCGATCGGTACACCAAGGCCGTGGGATGGCCGCGCGGAGGCCAGGAGGCCCTCGCACCCAGCGACTGGACCCCGCGGGTGGATATAGCCGAGACCGAAACCGAGTTTTTGATCAAGGCCGATATTCCCGGCGTGGAAAAGGACCATGTCAAGGTGTCGCTGGAGAACGGAGTGTTGACCATTCAGGGTGAGCGCAAGACCGAGAAGGAAGAAAAGGACAAGAAGTTCCACCGCGTCGAGCGGTTCACGGGAACCTTCATGCGCCGTTTCACCGTACCGGAGAATGTCGATCCGGAAGCCATCAAGGCGGTCTTCAAGGATGGCATGCTGCACCTGCACCTGCCCAAGACCGAAAAGACGGAACCCAAGGCCATCGACATTCACGTCGACTAA
- a CDS encoding phosphate acyltransferase has protein sequence MAGPVRSLERMVELVRSRKTPVRVVIAACAEANAVLAGLEAARQGLAEPVFVGDVERMRGLPELASENVDAFECLHEPDDKKALAASLDLLQDGRAQFLMKGGVKTDVLLRAVLGRKRGSDGLLSHIGVFPHPREERLLIVTDAGVNIAPSLTRKIDIINNAVAVAKKLGMDPPKVAVLSATEKVSYNDMVSSKDADILAKLCRMGIFGDAVVGGPFALDIAVSTDKARAKGVDHPAAGRADILCAPNIVTGNVLYKAVTSLMDLPMAGIVVGASYPLVVPSRGDSDRSKFYALALAAYLAGTAM, from the coding sequence ATGGCCGGGCCGGTGCGCTCCCTGGAGCGGATGGTGGAACTGGTCCGTTCCCGCAAGACGCCGGTGCGCGTTGTCATCGCGGCCTGCGCCGAGGCCAACGCGGTGCTGGCCGGACTTGAAGCCGCGCGGCAGGGGCTGGCCGAGCCGGTTTTTGTCGGGGACGTGGAGCGCATGCGCGGTTTGCCGGAGCTGGCAAGCGAGAATGTCGACGCCTTCGAATGTCTGCACGAACCGGACGACAAGAAAGCCCTTGCGGCGAGCCTCGACCTGCTGCAAGACGGCCGCGCCCAGTTTCTGATGAAGGGCGGGGTCAAGACCGATGTGCTGCTGCGGGCCGTGCTGGGCCGCAAGCGCGGGAGCGATGGGCTCCTCAGCCATATCGGGGTGTTCCCGCACCCGCGCGAGGAGCGGCTTCTGATCGTGACCGACGCGGGCGTCAACATAGCGCCTTCGCTGACGCGCAAGATCGACATCATCAACAACGCCGTCGCCGTGGCCAAAAAGCTGGGCATGGATCCGCCCAAGGTGGCCGTGCTCTCGGCCACGGAAAAAGTCTCCTACAACGACATGGTCTCAAGCAAGGATGCCGACATTCTGGCCAAGCTCTGCCGCATGGGCATCTTTGGCGACGCGGTGGTCGGCGGGCCTTTTGCCCTGGATATCGCCGTTTCCACGGACAAGGCGCGGGCCAAGGGCGTTGACCATCCCGCCGCGGGCCGGGCCGACATTCTCTGCGCGCCCAACATCGTCACCGGCAACGTGCTTTACAAGGCCGTGACCAGCCTCATGGACCTGCCCATGGCCGGGATCGTGGTCGGCGCGAGCTATCCCCTGGTCGTGCCCTCGCGCGGGGACTCCGACCGCTCCAAGTTCTACGCCCTGGCCCTGGCCGCATACCTGGCCGGGACAGCAATGTGA
- a CDS encoding chromate resistance protein ChrB domain-containing protein, translating to MTPWILCIHNIPPKPPYLRAKVARRLAALGAVAIKNAVYVLPDNAAHRDGLMWLAKEIEDGGGRAFVCAASFDVQAGGMGNDQIESLFVQARDEDYRALAVESRPVFENLGEARDADAARREEVAGWLHQMQTRFEAVRAIDFFGAAGREAVEGILDGAQRWLRLAGTSGDGMGSGSELLDVSAYVKRTWVTRPGIHVDRMASAWLIRRFIDPQARFRFDGEAAAAEDLRFDMPGAEFTHEGELCTFEVMVRRFGLDADPALGIVAAIIHDVDLDEARPARPESPGIGALINGITLRTDQDWERLEQGVRVFDDLLEYFRRTVRRQPGQNQPS from the coding sequence ATGACTCCCTGGATCTTATGCATCCACAATATCCCGCCCAAGCCGCCTTACCTGCGGGCCAAGGTGGCGCGGAGGCTCGCGGCCCTGGGCGCGGTGGCCATCAAGAATGCGGTCTATGTGCTGCCGGACAACGCGGCGCATCGGGATGGGCTGATGTGGCTGGCCAAGGAGATCGAGGACGGCGGCGGGCGTGCCTTTGTCTGCGCCGCGTCCTTTGATGTCCAGGCGGGAGGAATGGGCAACGACCAGATCGAGTCGCTCTTCGTTCAGGCCCGCGACGAGGACTATCGGGCGCTGGCGGTCGAATCCCGGCCCGTGTTCGAGAATCTGGGCGAGGCCCGTGACGCGGACGCTGCCCGGCGCGAAGAGGTTGCCGGGTGGCTGCATCAGATGCAAACCCGTTTCGAAGCGGTGCGCGCCATCGATTTCTTCGGCGCCGCAGGCCGCGAGGCCGTGGAAGGCATCCTGGACGGCGCGCAGCGCTGGCTGCGACTGGCCGGAACGTCCGGTGATGGAATGGGGTCCGGGTCCGAGCTGCTTGATGTCTCGGCCTACGTGAAGCGGACCTGGGTCACCCGGCCCGGCATTCATGTGGACCGCATGGCCTCGGCCTGGCTCATCCGCCGCTTCATCGACCCGCAGGCGCGGTTCCGTTTCGACGGGGAAGCGGCGGCGGCCGAAGACCTCCGCTTCGATATGCCTGGTGCGGAGTTCACCCACGAGGGCGAGCTGTGCACCTTCGAGGTCATGGTCCGCCGCTTTGGTCTGGACGCGGACCCGGCCCTGGGGATCGTCGCCGCCATCATCCATGATGTGGACCTGGACGAGGCAAGGCCTGCGCGTCCCGAATCTCCGGGGATCGGGGCGCTCATAAACGGCATCACCCTGCGCACGGATCAGGACTGGGAGCGGCTGGAGCAGGGGGTGCGCGTTTTCGACGATCTGTTGGAATATTTTCGGCGCACGGTGCGCCGGCAGCCAGGACAAAATCAACCCTCATGA
- the pstC gene encoding phosphate ABC transporter permease subunit PstC, with product MTTTYLAQYLFTGLLPLALFGYFLGRRKIRSQQDPNARYKASENLFGWFAVSKMLMPAVLISFIGSVLDLFDLVEVPWPMLAASALLLGAGSVWLALRAIRPSLRVRTALEKTITRILLVASLISILTTIGIVMSIVFEAVHFFRIVNFWDFLTGTTWNPDAATIDDDGNIQPLFGSVPLFAGTFMITAIAMCVAIPVGLLSAICMSEYASLTVRRVAKPALEILAGIPTVVYGFFAAITVSPLIVSLADKVGISADYTNALSPGLVMGIMIIPLVSSLSDDVISSVPQSLREGSLALGAYPSETIKRVVLPAALPGIVSACLLAVSRAVGETMIVVMAAGLQPNLSWNPLVGMTTVNVRIVDALTGDQAFDSPETLSAFGLGLVLLVLTLCLNIVSLTVIRKFRQRYE from the coding sequence GTGACCACAACCTACCTGGCCCAATATCTGTTTACCGGGCTGTTGCCCCTGGCTCTGTTCGGCTATTTCCTTGGCCGCAGGAAAATTCGCAGCCAGCAGGACCCCAATGCCAGATACAAGGCATCGGAAAACCTGTTCGGCTGGTTCGCCGTCAGCAAGATGCTCATGCCCGCCGTGCTGATCAGCTTCATCGGCTCGGTTCTCGACCTCTTTGATCTGGTCGAAGTGCCCTGGCCCATGCTCGCGGCCTCAGCCCTGCTGCTGGGTGCCGGAAGCGTCTGGCTTGCGCTGAGGGCCATCCGTCCGAGTCTGCGGGTGCGCACGGCGCTGGAAAAGACCATCACCCGCATTCTGCTGGTGGCGTCGCTCATTTCCATCCTGACGACCATCGGCATCGTCATGTCCATCGTCTTCGAGGCGGTTCATTTTTTTCGCATCGTCAACTTCTGGGACTTCCTGACCGGAACGACCTGGAACCCCGACGCGGCGACCATTGACGATGACGGAAACATCCAGCCCCTCTTCGGGTCGGTACCACTTTTCGCGGGCACGTTCATGATCACGGCCATCGCCATGTGCGTGGCCATCCCCGTGGGCCTGTTGTCAGCCATCTGCATGTCCGAATACGCCTCGCTCACGGTCAGGCGGGTGGCCAAGCCCGCCCTGGAGATCCTGGCCGGAATCCCCACCGTTGTTTACGGATTCTTCGCGGCCATCACGGTCAGCCCCCTGATCGTGAGCCTGGCCGACAAGGTGGGCATCAGCGCCGACTACACCAACGCCCTCAGCCCTGGCCTGGTCATGGGCATCATGATCATCCCCCTGGTCTCGTCCCTGTCCGACGACGTGATCAGCTCCGTGCCGCAGAGCCTGCGCGAGGGGTCCCTGGCGCTCGGCGCCTATCCTTCCGAGACCATCAAGCGGGTGGTTCTGCCCGCCGCCCTGCCGGGCATCGTCTCGGCCTGCCTGCTGGCCGTGTCCCGCGCCGTCGGGGAAACCATGATCGTGGTCATGGCCGCGGGACTGCAGCCGAACCTGTCCTGGAACCCGCTGGTAGGCATGACCACGGTCAACGTACGCATCGTCGATGCCCTGACCGGCGATCAGGCCTTTGACAGCCCTGAGACGCTGTCCGCCTTCGGCCTTGGCCTGGTCCTCTTGGTCCTGACCCTGTGCCTGAATATCGTCTCCCTGACAGTCATTCGAAAGTTCCGCCAAAGGTACGAATAG
- the chrA gene encoding chromate efflux transporter produces the protein MSESMTNSPSRPSLTEAFWTWLRIGLLSFGGPAGQIAMMHKTLVEEKKWISNDRFLHALNYCHFLPGPEAQQLATYVGWLTHGTWGGIMAGTLFVLPGFFVILALSALYAAYRQVPAVDALFYGLKPAVLAIVIGAVLRVGGKSMRTRFALGLAAFAFVALFAFDVPFPLVVFGAALLGWLKSRSTVEPACTVHCEEEEDVPEHARPSASRSLRVLATWVPLWLGPVLVIGLLFGWDDVYARLAVFFSKMAVVTFGGAYAVLSYVAQQAVEGYGWLSPADMISGLALAETTPGPLILVLEYVGFMAAFASPGALHPLLAGALGATLTVWVTFTPCFLWIFLGAPYMEAIRGNRNLSAALAGVTAAVVGVILNLSLWFGLHTLFGEVGSWHGPLGLKLPVPGLGSLDVWALMLSAGALLALTRFKIGMGATLAGCAALGWVVRMLA, from the coding sequence ATGAGTGAATCAATGACCAACTCGCCGTCCCGCCCATCCCTGACCGAAGCCTTCTGGACCTGGCTGCGCATAGGTCTCTTGAGCTTCGGCGGTCCCGCCGGGCAGATCGCCATGATGCACAAGACCCTGGTCGAGGAAAAAAAATGGATCTCGAACGACCGGTTCCTGCACGCCCTCAACTATTGCCATTTCCTGCCCGGCCCCGAGGCTCAGCAGCTGGCCACCTACGTCGGCTGGCTCACGCACGGCACCTGGGGCGGGATCATGGCCGGGACCCTCTTCGTGCTGCCCGGATTTTTCGTCATTCTGGCATTGAGCGCTCTGTATGCGGCCTACCGGCAGGTTCCGGCGGTGGACGCGCTCTTTTACGGCTTGAAGCCCGCCGTGCTGGCCATTGTCATTGGCGCGGTGCTGCGGGTAGGCGGCAAGTCCATGAGGACCAGGTTCGCCCTGGGGTTGGCCGCTTTCGCCTTTGTGGCGCTCTTCGCGTTCGACGTGCCCTTTCCGCTGGTGGTTTTTGGCGCCGCGCTGCTGGGCTGGCTCAAGTCCAGGAGCACGGTGGAGCCGGCCTGCACGGTTCATTGCGAGGAGGAAGAGGACGTTCCCGAACATGCCCGGCCCAGTGCGTCCCGCAGTCTGCGCGTGCTGGCGACGTGGGTTCCGCTGTGGCTCGGGCCGGTCCTTGTCATCGGCCTGCTCTTCGGGTGGGATGACGTCTATGCCCGGCTGGCCGTGTTTTTCAGCAAGATGGCCGTGGTCACCTTCGGTGGGGCCTACGCCGTCCTGAGTTACGTGGCCCAGCAGGCCGTGGAGGGATATGGCTGGCTTTCCCCGGCGGACATGATCAGCGGCCTGGCCCTGGCCGAGACCACCCCCGGTCCGCTCATCCTGGTGCTCGAATATGTCGGCTTCATGGCCGCCTTCGCCAGCCCCGGAGCCCTGCACCCCCTGCTGGCCGGAGCGCTTGGCGCAACGCTGACCGTCTGGGTCACGTTCACGCCCTGCTTTCTGTGGATTTTTCTGGGCGCGCCCTACATGGAGGCTATTCGCGGCAACCGCAACCTGTCCGCGGCCCTGGCCGGGGTCACGGCCGCCGTGGTCGGCGTGATCCTGAACCTGTCCCTGTGGTTCGGGCTGCACACCCTTTTCGGCGAGGTCGGCTCCTGGCACGGCCCCCTGGGCCTCAAGCTGCCCGTGCCGGGCCTTGGCAGCCTCGATGTGTGGGCACTCATGCTCAGCGCGGGAGCGCTCCTGGCCCTGACCCGCTTCAAGATCGGCATGGGCGCGACCCTGGCCGGGTGCGCGGCGCTGGGGTGGGTGGTGCGGATGCTGGCCTAG
- the pstA gene encoding phosphate ABC transporter permease PstA: MSMPIDPRSLRKRKNKESQFKALSYMAIAVAGIFLVVFFADIIRQGYTAFMQTEIRTNVTFSQSIFDDPRSALDRKLIPLVSRGVTRILPMQLRENPQLLGTTSEVWVLANAEVDQYIKGKPNRLKPKEIAQVDELVAEGSIKKAFNVGFFTNGDSKLAEMAGILSAAVGTLYLLGITFIFSFPAGVMAAIYLEEFAPDNRLMHIVEVNINNLAAIPSILFGLLGLAIFINFMGLPRSSALVGGLTLALMTLPVIIISTRAAIRAIPDSIREGALALGATHWQVVWDHILPLSLPGILTGTIIGLARAIGETAPLLIIGMVAYIQDMPRGLTSAATVLPAQIYVWSSESIRAFTERTSAGIIVLLVVLLSMNALAILLRNKYERKW; this comes from the coding sequence ATGAGCATGCCCATAGATCCGCGCAGCCTGCGCAAACGCAAAAACAAAGAGAGCCAGTTCAAAGCCCTCTCCTACATGGCCATTGCCGTTGCCGGAATTTTTCTGGTGGTCTTCTTCGCGGACATCATCCGTCAGGGATACACCGCCTTCATGCAAACGGAGATCCGAACCAACGTCACCTTTTCGCAATCGATCTTCGACGATCCCAGGTCCGCCCTGGACAGAAAGCTCATTCCCCTGGTCAGCCGCGGCGTGACCCGCATCCTGCCCATGCAGCTGCGCGAAAATCCGCAACTGCTGGGCACAACCTCCGAGGTCTGGGTGCTGGCCAACGCCGAGGTGGACCAATACATAAAGGGCAAGCCCAACCGTCTGAAGCCCAAGGAAATAGCCCAGGTAGACGAGCTTGTGGCCGAAGGCTCGATCAAGAAAGCCTTCAACGTCGGTTTCTTCACCAACGGCGACTCCAAGCTGGCGGAGATGGCGGGCATCCTGTCCGCGGCAGTGGGCACGCTCTACCTGCTGGGCATCACCTTCATCTTCAGCTTCCCGGCCGGAGTCATGGCCGCCATTTATCTGGAGGAGTTCGCTCCGGACAACCGGCTCATGCACATCGTCGAGGTCAACATCAACAACCTCGCCGCCATCCCGTCCATCCTCTTCGGTCTTTTGGGACTTGCGATCTTCATCAATTTCATGGGCTTGCCGCGCTCTTCCGCCCTGGTCGGCGGACTGACCCTTGCGCTCATGACCCTGCCGGTCATCATCATCTCCACCCGCGCGGCCATCCGGGCCATTCCGGACTCCATCCGCGAGGGCGCCCTGGCCCTGGGCGCAACCCACTGGCAGGTGGTCTGGGACCACATCCTGCCCCTGTCCCTGCCCGGCATCCTGACCGGAACCATCATCGGCCTGGCCCGCGCCATCGGCGAGACCGCGCCGCTCCTCATCATCGGCATGGTCGCCTACATCCAGGACATGCCGCGCGGGCTGACCAGCGCGGCCACCGTGCTTCCGGCCCAGATCTACGTCTGGTCCTCGGAATCCATCCGCGCCTTCACCGAGCGCACTTCCGCCGGCATCATCGTCCTTCTGGTCGTGCTCTTGTCCATGAACGCCCTGGCCATCCTGCTGCGCAACAAATACGAGCGCAAATGGTAG
- the ilvN gene encoding acetolactate synthase small subunit: MRHTISTLVRNEPGVLAAMAQAFQRHDINIRSISCGETEREDVSRMIICVEPDEGKITAVTDEIASLDFVLRLEDLSGQDLMDRELVMIKVRITKDTVSQILQIFEVFRANVVDMGNETISAELAAPQGKVAGLIRTLAPHGIQSLSRTGLIALSRGDA; encoded by the coding sequence ATGCGTCACACCATCTCCACCCTGGTCCGGAATGAGCCCGGCGTTCTGGCCGCCATGGCCCAGGCTTTTCAGCGCCACGACATCAACATCCGCTCCATTTCCTGCGGGGAGACCGAGCGCGAGGATGTCTCGCGCATGATCATCTGCGTCGAGCCGGACGAAGGAAAGATCACTGCCGTGACCGACGAGATCGCCTCCCTGGATTTCGTGCTGCGCCTGGAGGACCTCTCGGGGCAGGATCTCATGGACCGCGAGCTGGTCATGATCAAGGTCCGCATCACGAAGGATACCGTCAGCCAGATCCTGCAGATCTTCGAGGTCTTCCGGGCCAACGTCGTCGACATGGGCAACGAGACCATCTCCGCCGAGCTTGCCGCCCCCCAGGGCAAGGTCGCCGGGCTCATCCGCACCCTGGCTCCGCACGGCATCCAGTCCCTGAGCCGCACCGGGCTCATCGCCCTGTCTCGGGGAGACGCCTGA
- a CDS encoding sulfite exporter TauE/SafE family protein: MDILSLDPSKFIDLNAMAITFLFLVGFIGGLVSGFIGSGGAFVLTPGMMSLGVPGTVAVASNMCHKFPKALVGAIKRFRYGQVDVKMGLIMAASAGIGVQIGIKIQQVILAMWGSAGSDLYVSTSFVLVLVLVGGYVMKDAIKCARCGGEEETTALAKRLQKIELWPMINFPRSGLRISLWFTLPVGFATGMLAATIAVGGFIGVPGMIYVLGVPGLMASATELVIAFAMGLGGSINWAMHGMVDIRLVLIILGGSLLGVQLGAIGTTYVKPHMIKMVMATIMLIVAVSRGLAMPTYLTKLGLMNVGPEMLDLMNKVSFASMCLALLVGSGIILGSMWIGRRTQLAEAA, encoded by the coding sequence ATGGATATTTTGAGCCTTGACCCCAGCAAATTCATAGATCTGAACGCAATGGCGATCACATTCCTGTTTCTGGTCGGATTCATCGGCGGACTGGTCAGCGGCTTTATCGGTTCGGGCGGAGCCTTCGTGCTCACTCCCGGCATGATGAGCCTGGGCGTGCCCGGCACGGTGGCCGTGGCCAGCAACATGTGTCACAAATTCCCCAAGGCCCTGGTCGGCGCCATCAAGCGCTTCCGCTACGGCCAGGTCGACGTAAAAATGGGCCTGATCATGGCCGCCTCGGCCGGCATCGGCGTGCAGATCGGCATCAAGATCCAGCAGGTGATCCTGGCCATGTGGGGCTCGGCCGGGTCCGATCTTTACGTCAGCACGTCATTTGTCCTGGTTCTGGTCCTGGTGGGCGGCTACGTCATGAAAGACGCCATCAAGTGCGCCCGCTGCGGCGGCGAGGAAGAGACCACTGCCCTGGCCAAGCGCCTGCAGAAGATCGAGCTGTGGCCCATGATCAACTTCCCGCGTTCGGGTCTGCGCATCTCCCTGTGGTTCACCCTGCCCGTGGGATTCGCCACCGGCATGCTGGCCGCGACCATCGCCGTGGGCGGCTTCATCGGCGTACCCGGCATGATCTACGTGCTCGGCGTGCCCGGCCTCATGGCCTCGGCCACCGAACTGGTCATCGCCTTCGCCATGGGCCTGGGTGGCTCCATCAACTGGGCCATGCACGGCATGGTCGACATCCGCCTCGTGCTCATCATCCTCGGCGGCTCGCTCCTGGGCGTGCAGCTCGGCGCCATCGGCACCACCTACGTCAAACCGCACATGATCAAGATGGTCATGGCCACCATCATGCTCATCGTCGCGGTCAGCCGCGGGCTGGCAATGCCCACCTACCTGACGAAGCTGGGCCTCATGAACGTCGGACCGGAGATGCTGGACCTCATGAACAAGGTCAGCTTCGCATCCATGTGCCTGGCGCTCCTGGTCGGCTCCGGCATCATCCTCGGCAGCATGTGGATCGGTCGCAGAACCCAGTTGGCCGAAGCCGCGTAA
- a CDS encoding MFS transporter, producing MTKHDERTFHELCLVAFLARFSYALARNPVLPLFAMFLGAGPEAIGLAVGISTVTGILFKMPAGALSDVIGRKRTMLAGLVVFGLLPFAYLFITSYSALVVVRFMHGLATAIYGPVAMAVVADVAGSRKGELLSWFSSVTILGTLLGAPMGGLLLHALSGGGEAVLRDFRILYLVCGVLGMGALLLGLRTLKDGDRPAETRSLGERFGQFTNGLRQVLGDRRVLVTSSMEGLQNMSMGALEAFLPVYAVTVAGLNVFQAGLLWGAQVVVTLISKPVMGRVSDRFGRRPLIVAGLLLCAAPMLVMGHLQSFWTLMLASALFGFGEAFVTSSSAALVADMCQARHYGAAMGTFGTIFDVGHASGPILGGLLVATFGFAPAFSAMGLVLVLAIPVFLRGVREEPVPEHNDH from the coding sequence ATGACCAAACATGACGAGCGCACCTTTCACGAACTTTGCCTGGTGGCCTTCCTGGCCCGCTTCTCCTACGCCCTGGCCCGCAACCCGGTCCTGCCGCTCTTTGCCATGTTTCTGGGCGCAGGCCCCGAAGCTATCGGTTTGGCCGTAGGCATTTCCACGGTCACGGGAATTTTGTTCAAGATGCCTGCCGGAGCCCTGTCCGATGTCATCGGACGCAAGCGGACAATGCTCGCCGGGCTGGTGGTCTTCGGCCTGCTGCCTTTCGCCTATCTCTTCATCACCAGCTATTCCGCCCTGGTCGTCGTGCGTTTCATGCACGGCCTGGCCACTGCCATATACGGCCCTGTAGCCATGGCCGTGGTGGCCGACGTGGCCGGGAGCCGCAAGGGCGAGCTGTTGTCCTGGTTTTCCTCCGTAACCATTCTCGGCACTCTTCTTGGCGCGCCCATGGGCGGATTGCTGCTGCACGCCCTGAGCGGCGGGGGCGAGGCGGTCCTCCGTGACTTCCGCATTCTGTATCTGGTCTGCGGGGTGCTCGGCATGGGAGCGTTGCTGCTTGGTCTGCGCACGCTTAAAGATGGCGACCGGCCCGCCGAAACCCGGAGCCTTGGCGAGCGGTTCGGGCAATTTACCAACGGCTTGCGGCAGGTTTTGGGCGACAGGCGGGTGCTGGTGACCTCGTCCATGGAGGGGCTCCAGAACATGAGCATGGGCGCGCTCGAAGCTTTTCTGCCCGTTTATGCGGTGACCGTGGCCGGGCTCAATGTTTTTCAGGCCGGCCTGCTGTGGGGCGCGCAGGTGGTGGTGACGCTCATTTCCAAGCCGGTCATGGGACGGGTCTCGGATCGGTTCGGGCGCAGGCCGCTTATCGTCGCGGGGCTGTTGCTGTGCGCCGCGCCCATGCTGGTCATGGGGCACCTGCAGAGTTTTTGGACGCTGATGCTCGCCAGCGCCCTGTTCGGGTTCGGCGAAGCCTTCGTGACGTCCTCGTCAGCGGCCCTGGTGGCCGACATGTGCCAGGCCCGTCATTACGGCGCGGCCATGGGCACCTTCGGGACCATTTTCGACGTGGGGCATGCCTCGGGACCCATCCTGGGCGGCCTGCTGGTGGCCACGTTCGGATTTGCCCCGGCCTTTTCGGCCATGGGGCTCGTCCTTGTCCTGGCCATCCCTGTTTTTCTGCGCGGCGTGCGGGAAGAGCCTGTGCCTGAGCATAATGATCACTAG